The Lineus longissimus chromosome 6, tnLinLong1.2, whole genome shotgun sequence sequence GGTGCACGCTCAACAATTTCGGAATTATTCATTCTCATTGACATACTTAATAGAGGCCTTTGACTCTGAGGACGTCTGTGGATAACGTCAGTTGAGTGGAGTTCTGTCATTCAAGGTTTGCCTAATTTTTGCTGGAGATATTCGTAGGTGGCTCACTGAGGAATCAACAAATATTGCCAGGCCGCATTATGCCATGCTAGCCCTTTTGCAGGCGAAACAGCCACATACGGTCTTTAATAATTATTGTGTTCGCTGTTGTTTCAGGTCCAAATCCCCATTTGGCGTCCATGACCGCGCATATGATGACTCGAGGATGTTAGATCCCCTACAGATAGAGACAGCAGATTGCAACGAAAAATCCAAGATGCCGAAATCGCCGCCAAGACAAGACATTGACTGGTACTACAATACCAGAGTCGCTATCATCGTCGGCGTCTCCCAAATCATCTGCGGATTACTGTGTATTCTTCTAGGAAGTGCTGCGGTCGCCGTGAACGCATCACATTCGAAAATCGCTGCAGGAATTTGGGGTGGATTGATCATAGTCGCAGCCGGATGTTTAGCAATCTGGTCATCACGTGCCAAAACGCACAAATCAGTTCTTATCTGCTTCGTGACGTCTTTTTTGGCGGGGTTGTCATCGTGCTTGATTTTCATTGTGGCAGGCTTTGGAATATCAGACGATCTTAAACATGTAAATGACACTTCTTATTTCTTCTACTTTGAGCGTTCATCTGGAGGCAGCACAGGATTCCCCGTCTTGAGATACAACCAGCAGATCATCCGGGCTTCCATTGCCGTACACGGACTCATAATAACGGTCGCCATGTTTGAATTGGTCGCCTCAACTGTGCAGGCAGTGCTCTGCAAGTATAATCAGTGGTGCAATCGCAAAGACAGCGCTGGCAGACCTTGCCGAGGAGAGTTGGCCGTCATTTATGAAACTGAAGACAATAAGCCCCTCAAATCAAAAGCGCCACATTTCATCTCGCGAGAGCAAACACGTGACATAACGTATTACCATGTGGACGAATCTTCTCAGTTTCAGGATTATCCAAGACCTTACTCGGATGAGCCCGAGTACAGTGATTCGAAGATTGACTATTCAAGTTCCTCTGAGTTATCTGCTACGCATGGCCGGACCAGGAGATGTGACCGTAGTTCCGTTTTCACGGAACCGGATATGGAACCTGTAGGTACACGTGCAATGAACCGCCATCAGGAGGCGTTACTCCGAAATTCATTGGCGCAGCAATAAATAATATTTAGACTTACACATGGGATTTGTTATCATCTAATAATCGAAGCACTAGATTCACCTGACTAACGGGAGCAAACtgggaaatgaaaaataaaaacccGGCTGTGGTGTGAAGGAGACAGTTCAGCTTGATGTTGGACACAATTTTCTTGCGATCTCAAGTGGGAATATATATCGGGGAGAAACAATAATATGAGGAATTTATGTGGTGTATCATAAATATGTATACAACATGTATATAGGTGTGCAATCATCGGACATGGGCCCATCATGTCGTGGGATAAAACCTACTGTAGAAGTATA is a genomic window containing:
- the LOC135489457 gene encoding uncharacterized protein LOC135489457 — translated: MKILGSKSPFGVHDRAYDDSRMLDPLQIETADCNEKSKMPKSPPRQDIDWYYNTRVAIIVGVSQIICGLLCILLGSAAVAVNASHSKIAAGIWGGLIIVAAGCLAIWSSRAKTHKSVLICFVTSFLAGLSSCLIFIVAGFGISDDLKHVNDTSYFFYFERSSGGSTGFPVLRYNQQIIRASIAVHGLIITVAMFELVASTVQAVLCKYNQWCNRKDSAGRPCRGELAVIYETEDNKPLKSKAPHFISREQTRDITYYHVDESSQFQDYPRPYSDEPEYSDSKIDYSSSSELSATHGRTRRCDRSSVFTEPDMEPVGTRAMNRHQEALLRNSLAQQ